One Prolixibacteraceae bacterium DNA segment encodes these proteins:
- a CDS encoding riboflavin synthase encodes MFSGIVEGMGTVVSIEQEKENYHFTLACNFVDELKIDQSIAHNGVCMTVVSLTDTTYTVTAIKETLEKTNLRTWEVGSKVNLERSMPMNGRLDGHIVQGHVDQTATCMKIEEVDGSWYFTFHYAFDKEMAQKGYMTVEKGSVTVNGTSLTVVNSKDDSFQVAIIPYTHEHTNFHTFKEGSVINIEFDIIGKYLSKMMTYQS; translated from the coding sequence ATGTTTTCAGGTATTGTAGAGGGGATGGGAACGGTTGTTTCTATCGAACAAGAAAAAGAAAATTATCACTTCACTCTGGCGTGTAACTTTGTTGATGAGTTGAAGATTGATCAAAGTATTGCCCACAATGGTGTATGTATGACAGTTGTTTCTCTTACAGATACCACTTATACTGTAACGGCAATTAAGGAGACATTAGAGAAGACAAATCTTCGTACATGGGAAGTTGGTTCGAAAGTGAATCTAGAAAGAAGCATGCCAATGAATGGCCGATTAGATGGACATATTGTTCAGGGCCACGTAGATCAAACTGCTACCTGTATGAAGATTGAAGAGGTAGATGGTAGCTGGTACTTTACTTTCCATTATGCGTTTGATAAGGAGATGGCACAAAAAGGGTATATGACAGTCGAAAAAGGTTCTGTTACAGTAAACGGAACTAGCCTAACGGTCGTAAATTCGAAGGATGATTCATTCCAAGTAGCAATTATCCCTTATACCCACGAACATACAAACTTTCATACCTTCAAGGAAGGGTCTGTGATTAATATTGAATTTGATATTATAGGTAAGTATCTAAGTAAGATGATGACCTATCAATCATAA
- a CDS encoding DUF3192 domain-containing protein → MRNIHLLTSFIILIIASSCSTTGKLRTKNKMNLIKVEAGMSQDEVLALTKGITKTTTEFGQLYNNPYYKTINTLKNGSVVTTLWFYTDKISADGKINMNELTPVVLEDNSVIGIGWKSYLDYCDVKDITPEDYRGEPNTEKKK, encoded by the coding sequence ATGAGAAATATCCATTTACTAACATCTTTTATTATTCTAATAATAGCTTCTTCTTGTTCAACAACAGGAAAACTGCGCACTAAAAATAAGATGAATCTAATCAAAGTGGAAGCTGGCATGAGCCAAGATGAAGTATTGGCTTTGACAAAAGGAATAACAAAGACCACAACAGAGTTTGGTCAGTTATATAATAACCCTTATTACAAAACAATTAACACACTTAAGAATGGAAGTGTAGTTACCACCCTATGGTTTTACACAGATAAAATATCTGCAGATGGAAAGATCAATATGAATGAGTTGACCCCTGTGGTATTGGAAGACAACTCTGTAATTGGAATTGGATGGAAATCATATCTAGACTATTGTGATGTGAAAGATATAACACCTGAAGATTATAGAGGAGAACCCAACACAGAAAAAAAGAAATAA